A genomic window from Cryptomeria japonica unplaced genomic scaffold, Sugi_1.0 HiC_scaffold_200, whole genome shotgun sequence includes:
- the LOC131868254 gene encoding uncharacterized protein LOC131868254 isoform X2, whose amino-acid sequence MANNNGIDVTELLHLALPNWEDPIHRRCIAAGLVNIVYVLETNPNQAKELCCLLQFEVKETAIDEHDKSVYGAVFEWRGKEKAGPGGPPSEVVAFRARKLEQKERRELEAHLFNPPFLSPTFPQLKVFERIAKILVGTRKCAPSFQCSQSQEICKHIQGPSEALAFQMGLKDESKLLELYGDFLRYSDWIPNLYVNEKDLICATYLHYFEVWKGIYEQKSHLVHESMKYFFCFEVATKKTPWHIVPSAKVFRVGRHFFSNHHGICQWWSKNLQVKSIEYIPPDEVTHCNFNRLQKSVVLHNKDGDDANHSSY is encoded by the exons ATGGCTAATAACAATGGCATAGATGTAACAGAGCTTTTACACCTCGCACTTCCAAACTG GGAAGATCCAATACACAGAAGATGTATTGCTGCGGGCCTGGTGAATATTGTGTACGTGCTTGAAACCAACCCAAATCAGGCTAAGGAATTGTGTTGCTTGCTTCAATTTGAAGTGAAGGAAACTGCAATCGACGAGCATGACAAATCTGTATATGGGGCTGTTTTTGAGTGGCGTGGAAAAGAAAAAGCAGGTCCAGGTGGACCTCCCTCAGAAGTGGTTGCATTTAGAG CAAGAAAATTGGAGCAGAAAGAACGTCGTGAACTTGAAGCACATCTTTTCAATCCTCCATTTTTATCTCCTACATTTCCTCAATTGAAAGTGTTTGAGAGGATTGCGAAGATTTTAGTTGGCACACGTAAATGTGCCCCTTCCTTTCAGTGCAGTCAATCGCAGGAAATTTGCAAACATATTCAAGGCCCTTCCGAGGCTTTGGCATTTCAGATGGGTTTGAAAGATGAGAGCAAACTACTTGAGTTGTATGGTGATTTCCTTCGTTATAGTGATTGGATTCCCAATTTATATGTGAATGAAAAGGATCTCATTTGTGCTACTTACCTTCACTATTTTGAGGTATGGAAGGGTATATATGAGCAGAAAAGTCATTTGGTCCACGAAAGCATGAAGTACTTCTTTTGTTTTGAAGTGGCTACAAAGAAAACCCCTTGGCATATAGTTCCATCTGCAAAGGTATTTAGGGTAGGTAGACATTTTTTCAGTAATCATCATGGCATATGTCAATGGTGGTCTAAGAATCTTCAAGTTAAGAGCATTGAATACATCCCTCCAGATGAAGTCACTCATTGCAATTTCAATCGCTTGCAAAAGAGTGTAGTTCTCCATAACAAAGATGGTGATGATGCTAATCATTCGAGTTATTAA
- the LOC131868254 gene encoding GDSL esterase/lipase At4g10955-like isoform X1 encodes MANNNGIDVTELLHLALPNWEDPIHRRCIAAGLVNIVYVLETNPNQAKELCCLLQFEVKETAIDEHDKSVYGAVFEWRGKEKAGPGGPPSEVVAFRGTLLRPRNILEDLILDFKVAIAHFNSIERIDKGLPFLRNSLHRNGCQNIWITGHSLGAAIALAAARKLEQKERRELEAHLFNPPFLSPTFPQLKVFERIAKILVGTRKCAPSFQCSQSQEICKHIQGPSEALAFQMGLKDESKLLELYGDFLRYSDWIPNLYVNEKDLICATYLHYFEVWKGIYEQKSHLVHESMKYFFCFEVATKKTPWHIVPSAKVFRVGRHFFSNHHGICQWWSKNLQVKSIEYIPPDEVTHCNFNRLQKSVVLHNKDGDDANHSSY; translated from the exons ATGGCTAATAACAATGGCATAGATGTAACAGAGCTTTTACACCTCGCACTTCCAAACTG GGAAGATCCAATACACAGAAGATGTATTGCTGCGGGCCTGGTGAATATTGTGTACGTGCTTGAAACCAACCCAAATCAGGCTAAGGAATTGTGTTGCTTGCTTCAATTTGAAGTGAAGGAAACTGCAATCGACGAGCATGACAAATCTGTATATGGGGCTGTTTTTGAGTGGCGTGGAAAAGAAAAAGCAGGTCCAGGTGGACCTCCCTCAGAAGTGGTTGCATTTAGAGGTACGCTTCTTCGACCCAGAAATATTTTAGAAGACTTGATCCTGGATTTCAAGGTAGCCATTGCACACTTCAATTCCATAGAAAGGATTGATAAGGGCTTACCCTTCCTAAGAAATAGTCTTCATAGGAATGGATGCCAGAATATTTGGATAACAGGGCATTCATTGGGTGCTGCCATTGCACTGGCTGCAGCAAGAAAATTGGAGCAGAAAGAACGTCGTGAACTTGAAGCACATCTTTTCAATCCTCCATTTTTATCTCCTACATTTCCTCAATTGAAAGTGTTTGAGAGGATTGCGAAGATTTTAGTTGGCACACGTAAATGTGCCCCTTCCTTTCAGTGCAGTCAATCGCAGGAAATTTGCAAACATATTCAAGGCCCTTCCGAGGCTTTGGCATTTCAGATGGGTTTGAAAGATGAGAGCAAACTACTTGAGTTGTATGGTGATTTCCTTCGTTATAGTGATTGGATTCCCAATTTATATGTGAATGAAAAGGATCTCATTTGTGCTACTTACCTTCACTATTTTGAGGTATGGAAGGGTATATATGAGCAGAAAAGTCATTTGGTCCACGAAAGCATGAAGTACTTCTTTTGTTTTGAAGTGGCTACAAAGAAAACCCCTTGGCATATAGTTCCATCTGCAAAGGTATTTAGGGTAGGTAGACATTTTTTCAGTAATCATCATGGCATATGTCAATGGTGGTCTAAGAATCTTCAAGTTAAGAGCATTGAATACATCCCTCCAGATGAAGTCACTCATTGCAATTTCAATCGCTTGCAAAAGAGTGTAGTTCTCCATAACAAAGATGGTGATGATGCTAATCATTCGAGTTATTAA
- the LOC131048583 gene encoding GDSL esterase/lipase At4g10955-like, with amino-acid sequence MGDCREDPVHRRCIASSLVNVVYLLETNENQAKEFWYLLQFEVKQTVIDDHDNSIYGTVFQWRGRMKARPGGPPSEVVAFRGTLLRPRNIFHNLVEEFRVAIAHYDCISRVEKGLQFLRVSLYDNGYNNVWLAGHSLGAAIALGIAMNLQRDARHILEAHLFNPPFICPTVPQLKVIEKSRSCSALNKVLETIRDRLSCTLNSLVLAIGYPTSM; translated from the coding sequence ATGGGTGATTGCAGGGAAGATCCGGTGCACAGGAGATGCATAGCTTCAAGCCTGGTGAATGTTGTATACCTCCTTGAAACCAACGAAAACCAGGCTAAAGAATTTTGGTACTTGCTTCAATTTGAAGTGAAGCAAACTGTAATTGACGACCATGACAACTCTATATATGGGACTGTTTTTCAGTGGCGTGGAAGAATGAAAGCACGTCCAGGTGGGCCTCCTTCTGAAGTAGTTGCGTTCAGAGGTACGCTTCTTCGACCAAGAAATATTTTTCATAACTTGGTCGAAGAGTTTAGGGTAGCCATTGCACACTATGATTGCATATCCAGGGTCGAAAAGGGCTTACAATTCCTAAGAGTGAGCCTTTATGATAATGGGTACAACAATGTTTGGCTTGCAGGGCATTCATTGGGAGCTGCTATTGCATTGGGTATAGCAATGAATCTGCAGAGGGATGCACGTCATATTCTTGAAGCACATCTTTTCAATCCTCCATTTATTTGCCCTACAGTTCCACAGTTGAAAGTAATTGAAAAGAGTAGAAGTTGTTCAGCGTTGAATAAGGTATTGGAAACAATCAGAGATCGCTTGAGTTGTACGCTAAATTCGTTGGTATTAGCGATTGGGTACCCAACATCTATGTGA